TTGCTGGCTGCTGTTGAAGCAGAACGCGAGCGCCTGCTCCAACAGGCTGAACAGGAAGCAGCAGAGGTGCGAGCTGGTGCTGATGCGTATGCCCGGCAGGTTCTCGAGGAACTTGATGAACGATTGAGTAAGCTGTTGAGCAGTGTACGCAATGGTTTGCACGCGCTGGAAGAACGCCAATCGGGCGCTTGACAATCCTCCGCTCTCTCGCCTATAATTCGGCGCTTGTGGCGGAACAACGGTGCGCCACGGGTGGATGCTATGACTGCATTACGATTTAATCTCGCGCAATTACTGCGCGAAGAAATGGGAGCGCGACGAGACATCTCGTTTAGTGAGCCAGCCTTGCCGCTTGACGAGGAGTTGACGCTTCGTAATATTACCGGCCGCCTGCGCCTGACCCGGACAGCGGCTGGAGTGTTCGCTCAGGTAACGGTTCACGGTACTGTGACGCTTACCTGCGTGCGTTCACTCGAACCGTTTGATTATGAACTTGACCTCGATTTCAGCGATCAGTTTTACGCTGTTGTTGATGTGGTGAATGGGCATAAGTTACCGCAACCAGTCGAAGATGATCCTTTCATGCTCGATGAGTTGCACCATATTGATATTGGTGAAGCGATCCGTAGCTACGCGCTGATCAATTTGCCGATGAATCCAATTGCACCGGCTTACCGTGATCAGCCAGTCAATTACACTGTTGCGTCTGAGGGAATTGAGGACGACGATACACTCGTCGATGACCGTTTTGCTGCTTTGCGAGAATGGGCCAAGCGGCAACGTAATCAACATTGAGGAGTAACAATCATGGGAGCAGTACCAAAGCGAAAAGTCTCGCGCCATCGGCGTGGCAACCGCCGCCAGCACCTTGCCCTTACCCCGCCAGTTATGGTCGTGTGTCCGAATTGTGGTGAACTGATGCGGGCACATCGCGTGTGTCTGGCTTGTGGATACTACAAGGGCCGGCAAGTGCTCAAAGTGGCGTCGGAATAACCATACGCTTGTCTTCTACAGGGAATCGGGCATGAAAGGGCTGCCTGCCGGGGTCATCGGGCTGGCAGCCTTTCATCATAAGTAGATAGAAAGGGCGTGAGGGTGAGCAGGGAACGTTACGCAGCAGTGATCGGCTGGGGTATGGCCGTTCCACAACGGCTGATCACAAATGACGAATTGGCGCAACGGATTGATACATCTGACGAATGGATACGCACACGCACCGGTATCCGTGAACGACGTGTTGCCGGGCCTGGTGAAAGTACTTCGACACTGGCCACTGCTGCCGGGCGTGAAGCGCTGACCATGGCCGGTGTTTCGCCTGCGACTATCGATACGGTGATTGTCGCCACCTGCACGCCTGATCGACCATTTCCGGCTACTGCCTGCACCGTACAGGCAAATTTGCAAATTCCGCGCGCAACAGCGTTTGATTTAGCAGCAGCCTGTAGTGGCTTTGTCTACGGGTTGACTGTCGCTACCAGTTTGATTAAAAGTGGTGTAAGTCGGCGGTTGTTGCTGATCGGAGCCGATATCTTTACCCACTACATTAACTGGAATGATCGTAATACCTGTGTTCTGTTTGGTGATGGTGCAGGCGCTGTGGTGCTCGAAGCAACCGATGAACCGCTCGGTTTACTGGCTTCGACGCTGAGTGCAAATGGTGAACTCGAGGATTTGATGGCGGTGGATGCCGGTGGTACACGTATGCCGCTTACTGCCGATCTTCTTGAGGCGGGTCGTCAGTATGTGTATATGAACGGACGGGAGATTTTTAAGCATGCCGTCCGCGAGATGAGTGATTCGGCGTTACAGGTGATCCAGGATGCCGGTTTGACTGTTGATGACATTGCGTTGGTCATCCCTCATCAGGCGAATGTGCGGATTATTGATGCTGTCGCTCGTCGTCTCGAGATTCCACCAGAGCGGGTGATGGTTAATCTTGACCGATACGGGAATACATCAGCAGCTTCGATCCCAATCGCGCTCTATGAAGCGGCCCAACAGGAGCGAATCAAGGCTGGTGATAATGTTTTGTTAACTGCCTTTGGTGGTGGCCTGACGTGGGGATCGGGCCTGGTACGCTGGGGTAAACCGAGTCGCTAGCTGTTCATCTGTTGAGAAAATCCTGGTAAGATATGACGGCGATCACATTTTCAGATCGAGGAGATCAGTAATAGGGTAGATCGCAACAATATTCGTCATCAGCAAACCAGAGCATCTGGAATAGCGCGAAACCGTCACGCCGGTGCACGCAAGGGGGGGAGGAAACAGGTCGTGTCGGCAGAGCAGGAAGAGGCAAACAGACCATGAGTATTGCGTGGGTATTCCCTGGTCAGGGATCGCAAGTCGTAGGCATGGGTCGTGATCTGATTGCAGCATCACCCGCCGCACGTCAGATCTTTGCTACAGCGGACGAAACGCTTGATTTCAACCTGAGTGAATTGTGTTTTTGTGGGCCAGAAGCCGACCTTACCGCCACTGCAAATGCTCAACCGGCGCTGCTTACCACCAGCATGGCCTTACTGGCTGCAATGACCGAATTGTTGGGAGATCGCCTTGAACAACCGATTGCCGTAGCCGGTCATAGCCTGGGTGAATACTCGGCGTTGGTGGCCGGTGGTGCACTTGACTTCAAGACCGCTCTGCAACTTGTACGACGACGAGGTGAATTAATGGCCGCTGCCCACGAAGGGAGTATGGCCGCAGTTATTGGCCTCGATGCCGCTATTCTCGAACAGATCTGTCAAGAAGTCAGTGCTGCACTGCAAAACGATCATTCTCATGGCACCGTTGTGATCGCTAACTATAACGCTCCCGACCAACTGGTCATCAGTGGTAGTGTCGTGGCTGTGGAGCATGCCAGTATGCTGGCTAAAAGCCGTGGTGCCAAACGGGTCATTCCGCTCAAGGTGAGTGCTGCCTTCCATTCCCCTCTCATGATCGAAGCTGCTGAAGGAATGGCTCAGGCTATTGCTCATGCCACCGTGCGTAACCTCTCCATCCCTTTAATTGCCAATGTCACAGCCGAACCGTTGTACGACGCCGATGATGTCCGGCGCGAGATCGTCGCACAGGTTGTCGCTCCGGTGCGCTGGATTGCCTCGGTACAACGAATGGTTGACCTCGGAGTCGAAACGTTTATCGAAATCGGGCCAGGAAAAGTGCTTACCGGCCTGATCCGCCGTATTGCTCCGACAGCGCGGCTGATTAATGTGGCGACATTTGAGGATGTCCGGGCGCTAACTGCAATGCAACCTGTATAGAGCATAGTATGGAATTACAAGGTCAGGTTGCTATTGTTACCGGTGGTGCACGCGGAATTGGGCGTGCCACGACAATCGAGCTGGCTAACGCTGGCGCACGTGTAGTGATCAACTACCAGCGTAGTGCCGGTGCGGCTGAATCTCTGGCCGCAGAAATTACTGCTGCCGGTGGTGAAGCTCTACCGTATCAGGCTGATGTTGCCGACGAACAGGCGGTCACCAGAATGATACAGGCGGCTCTGTCACGCTGGGGACGGATCGATATTCTGGTGAATAACGCTGGTATTACCGCCGATGCGCCAATGGCACGGCTACGCCCTGAGCAGTGGCAACAGGTGATCGAGACTGACCTGACCTCAGTGTTTCTGTGTTGCCGTGCGGTAGTGCCGATCATGCGGAGCACCGGTTATGGTCGGATTGTTTCGGTCAGTTCGCTGGCGGCACTGGCCGGTAATGTTGGTCAAACGAACTACGCCGCAGCAAAGGCCGGTATTATTGGTCTGAGCCGATCACTGGCGCGTGAAGTGGCTCGTGATGGTATCACGGTCAATGTTGTTGCGCCGGGTTATATCGAGACCGATATGGTTGAGACGGTACCTGAAGCGCTACGCGCCTGGGCGTTGCAGGCGATTGCGCTCGGTCGGTTTGGCCGCCCGGAAGAGGTTGCCGCTGCGATCCGCTTTCTCGTTTCGCCTCGTGCTTCGTACATCACTGGCCATGTCTTGACAATTGACGGCGGTTGGGTGATGCCCTAACGACGGATGCGATCATGATTGATTTCAACGGACAGGTAGCAATCGTCACCGGCGGTTCGGGCGGTATCGGACAGGCAGTGGTAGAGGGTCTGGCCCGTTATGGTGCCCGAGTGCTGGTAGGTTATCACCACAATGAAGCAGCCGCGACTGATGTGGTAGCGGCCGTCCAGTCCTCTGGTCGTGAAGCCGCAGCGCTGGCAATCGATGTGCGCGAGCCGGATAGTGGCAATGTGCTGGTAGCCACAGCAATAGAGCGCTGGGGAAAACTCGACATACTCATCAACTGTGCCGGTATTGCCGATTACGGCCCATTAAGCGAGATGAGCAGTGAACGGTGGCGGCAGACGATTCAGACGAATCTGACCGGCATCTACCACACCTGTCGAGCAGCATTGCGACCGATGATGCAGCAGCGTTATGGACGTATTGTTAATCTGGCGGCGCTCTACGGTACATCGGGCTTTCCCGGTCAGGCCGATTTTGCTGCGGCGGCTGGCGGGATCATCGGTTTGACACGAGCACTGGCCCGTGAAGCTGCTCCATGGCAGATAACAGTTAACGCTGTTGCGCCGGGTATGATCGAGACCGACTTGATAGAAGTGATTCCTGCAGAAATCCAGCAGTGGAGTGCCGGTATCATTGCGCTCCGCCGTTTGGGTAAGCCGGAGGAAGTTGCCGCAGCAGTGTTGTTTCTTGCCTCACCGGCCGCCTCGTATATTACCGGCCAAACGTTGATGGTCGATGGTGGCTGGACGATGGCTTGATGCATACTACCACTGAGATACAGAAGACACAGAGGTTGATAGGTGAATCGTACTTGCAGGGATTGAGTGATTGTCGAGTAGCGGATGTCGCTAATGTGAGTTCACGCTGACAGTTCACATAAAAACGCAGATGCGGTAGCACTGCTACCGCATCGCGACTAAAGGTGACTTTTTGCCAAGCCTACAACTTTACCTGACTAACCCACCACCTCGAGAGTTCATCAGCGCACTCAGGAAGTTCTACACCACCGTACCCGCACAGGTCCTTTAGCTGCTCTGCCTTCAGCAGGTAATG
This genomic window from Chloroflexus aurantiacus J-10-fl contains:
- a CDS encoding YceD family protein encodes the protein MTALRFNLAQLLREEMGARRDISFSEPALPLDEELTLRNITGRLRLTRTAAGVFAQVTVHGTVTLTCVRSLEPFDYELDLDFSDQFYAVVDVVNGHKLPQPVEDDPFMLDELHHIDIGEAIRSYALINLPMNPIAPAYRDQPVNYTVASEGIEDDDTLVDDRFAALREWAKRQRNQH
- the rpmF gene encoding 50S ribosomal protein L32, whose product is MGAVPKRKVSRHRRGNRRQHLALTPPVMVVCPNCGELMRAHRVCLACGYYKGRQVLKVASE
- a CDS encoding beta-ketoacyl-ACP synthase III, translated to MSRERYAAVIGWGMAVPQRLITNDELAQRIDTSDEWIRTRTGIRERRVAGPGESTSTLATAAGREALTMAGVSPATIDTVIVATCTPDRPFPATACTVQANLQIPRATAFDLAAACSGFVYGLTVATSLIKSGVSRRLLLIGADIFTHYINWNDRNTCVLFGDGAGAVVLEATDEPLGLLASTLSANGELEDLMAVDAGGTRMPLTADLLEAGRQYVYMNGREIFKHAVREMSDSALQVIQDAGLTVDDIALVIPHQANVRIIDAVARRLEIPPERVMVNLDRYGNTSAASIPIALYEAAQQERIKAGDNVLLTAFGGGLTWGSGLVRWGKPSR
- the fabD gene encoding ACP S-malonyltransferase gives rise to the protein MSIAWVFPGQGSQVVGMGRDLIAASPAARQIFATADETLDFNLSELCFCGPEADLTATANAQPALLTTSMALLAAMTELLGDRLEQPIAVAGHSLGEYSALVAGGALDFKTALQLVRRRGELMAAAHEGSMAAVIGLDAAILEQICQEVSAALQNDHSHGTVVIANYNAPDQLVISGSVVAVEHASMLAKSRGAKRVIPLKVSAAFHSPLMIEAAEGMAQAIAHATVRNLSIPLIANVTAEPLYDADDVRREIVAQVVAPVRWIASVQRMVDLGVETFIEIGPGKVLTGLIRRIAPTARLINVATFEDVRALTAMQPV
- a CDS encoding 3-oxoacyl-ACP reductase family protein yields the protein MELQGQVAIVTGGARGIGRATTIELANAGARVVINYQRSAGAAESLAAEITAAGGEALPYQADVADEQAVTRMIQAALSRWGRIDILVNNAGITADAPMARLRPEQWQQVIETDLTSVFLCCRAVVPIMRSTGYGRIVSVSSLAALAGNVGQTNYAAAKAGIIGLSRSLAREVARDGITVNVVAPGYIETDMVETVPEALRAWALQAIALGRFGRPEEVAAAIRFLVSPRASYITGHVLTIDGGWVMP
- a CDS encoding 3-oxoacyl-ACP reductase family protein, encoding MIDFNGQVAIVTGGSGGIGQAVVEGLARYGARVLVGYHHNEAAATDVVAAVQSSGREAAALAIDVREPDSGNVLVATAIERWGKLDILINCAGIADYGPLSEMSSERWRQTIQTNLTGIYHTCRAALRPMMQQRYGRIVNLAALYGTSGFPGQADFAAAAGGIIGLTRALAREAAPWQITVNAVAPGMIETDLIEVIPAEIQQWSAGIIALRRLGKPEEVAAAVLFLASPAASYITGQTLMVDGGWTMA